From the genome of Candidatus Defluviilinea proxima:
GCATCTCGTTGTCACCGACCACGATCATATATGGCACCTTCATCAACTGTGCCTGTCTGATCTTGGCGTTCATGCGTTGTGACGCCAAGTCGGCATGTGCACGGATGCCATTTTCACGAAGCTGTTTTGCGATCTTTTCCGCATATTCATTCTGGCTGTCCGTGATCGAAATGACGCGTACCTGCTCCGGTGAAAGCCACACGGGGAAGTTGCCTCCGTAATGTTCGATCAGGAATCCGACCATGCGTTCATGCGTGGAAAGCGGCGCGCGGTGAATACAAAGCGGAATTTCATCAGCGCCTTCCTTGTTCGTGAACTTCAAGTCAAAGCGTTCGGGCACGGCAAAGTCCACTTGATTCGTGGCGAGTGAAAACTCGCGCCCAATGGCAGACCAGATCTGCACGTCAATTTTTGGACCGTAGAACGCGGCTTCATCCTCTCGCTCCACATACGGCACGCCACCATTATCCATTGCTCGGCGCACCATGTCTTCCGTCTTGAGCCAAAGCTCAGGGTTGTCCACATACTTTTTGCCGAGACCAGCTTTGGAGTGAAGAGAGAGGCGCATCACATACTTCTCGATGCCGAACAGTTCGAAGTATTTTTTGTATAACTCGATCACGCCCATAAACTCCTGCTCAAATTGTTCCTCAGAACAATAGATGTGGGCATCGTTCATCTGCATCGAGCGCACGCGCATCAAGCCGAACAACTCGCCTGATTTTTCATAGCGATAGCACGTGCCATATTCTGCAAGGCGGACAGGCAGGTCACGATAGGAACGTCCCTTTGAACCGAAGATCTTGTGGTGCATCGGGCAGTTCATCGGCTTGATGTAATACTTCACGCCCTCCAATTCCATAGGCGGATACATGCTCTCTGCATAATAGGGAAGATGTCCTGAGCGCAGGAACAAGTCTTCCTTCGTAATGTTCGGCGTGCGCACGCGCGAGTAACCCGCCGCCTCTTCCATTTCCTTGGCCAGCTTCTCCAACTCTTCGATCATGATCCCGCCGTTGGGTAGCCACAACGGCAAACCAGGGCCAACCTCATCGTCAAAGATGAAGATCTCCAAGTCTTTGCCTAGCTTGCGATGATCGCGCTTCTTGGCTTCTTCCAGTTGATGCAAATATTCTTTCAACTGGTCTTTGCTTTCCCATGCCGTGCCATACACGCGCTGGAGCATCTTATTGTTCTCGTCACCGCGCCAATATGCGCCCGCTACGTTCATCAACTTGAATGCATCTTGCTTGATCTCTTTCGTGCTTTCCACGTGAGGTCCACGACATAAGTCCGTGAATGTATCGTGTTGGTAGATCGAGATTTCAGGTTTCTCTTTCAGCGGGTTGCCGTATTCATCCAAACCGCCTTTTTCAAGTCCATCGATCAATTCCAATTTATACGGCTGGTCCTTGAATATTTCACGCGCCTCATCGGCAGACACGACCTTCTTCTTGAACTCATGTTTGCCTTGCACGATCTGTCTCATGCGTTTTTCGATGGCTTCCAGATCCTCTGGCGTGAGATTACGCGGCAGATCGAAGTCATAATAAAAACCGTTCTCGACGGGAGGCCCGATCGTAACCTTGCCATCGGGGAACATTTCCAAAACGGCCTGCGCCATGACGTGCGCCGCCGAATGACGGACCTTATAAAGATGGGACTCTTCGTATTTTTCCTGAACTTGTTGCGACATTTTCGCTTCCTTTCTTGATACTTCGGCTTCGCTCAGTACGAGCTTTGGTTTGCTTCTGCTTCGAGGACACTTTCTCGCGTCTCGAAGGGAAGCAGTAAGGGCATAACACGTTATGCCAAACCTTCGAGGCGCTGACGAGTGTGGGTAGTCATAGCGACCTCCTAATAAACAAAAATTCTCGCCCGAAAACGGGACGAGAATTGAATTCACGCGGTTCCACCCGATTTATACCGAAGATCGTAAAGATCTGATGGGTATATCTCTTCAGCCTCTAACGGAGCCATCCGTTCAACTTACTTGCTAAAAGCTAATTGCTCAAAGCTTTGGGCTTCACGCTCGCGAGTGGTTTTCTGTGATTTCCCTGGAAGAGATTCTCAATCTGCGCTCTCTTCTCCCTGTCAGGGATTTGACCACATACTCGTCTCGGTCAATGCGTTTATATGACTGGTATTATATGCCGAATAACAGGCATGTCAAGTTGAAGGATCGTATATGAAAATTCACCAAGCTGTTTCAACCGATAGTTTACTTTTGTCCACGCTGAGCATGGAGGTACAACGCCTTCACGCTGAACATCATCCCGATATTTTTAAAATACCGCGAACTGATGATTTTGCCGTTCAGTTTTTCGATACAATGCTTGCTGATCCGCTGGTAAGGATCTTTATCGCCGAAGAAGATGGGAAGGCTCTTGGGTGTGTGTTGTGTAAATTGATCGAGCGGGAGGAGAATCCGTTCACAGTGGCGATGCGCTATCTTTTGGTGGACCAGATCTCAGTCCAGCCTGAGGCGCATGGAAAGGGTGTTGGGAAAGCATTGATTGCACAAGTCGAGCATCTGGCCAAAGAATGGAATGTGGTTCGCATCCAGCTTGACTCTTGGGGCTTCAATCTTCATGCGCATGAGTTTTTCGAAAAAAACGGATTTGTGAAATTCAATCACCGTTTTTGGAAGAGCTTGTAAAGAAAAAAGCCTCCGCATTTCGCGGAGGCTTTTGTTTTAGCCGTTCTTTCTTTGAAACTCAGCCATGAAGTCTACCAGCGCTTGTGCACCTTCGACCGTTACTGCATTGTAGATGGATGCACGCATGCCACCCACGGAACGATGTCCCTTGAGACCGATCAAATTTGCTTTTTTGGCTTCCTTCGCGAAAGTCTCTTCGAGTTCTTCGCTGGGGAGGCGGAAGGGAATGTTCATAAGAGAGCGGGCCTCGGGCTGAGCGTGTCCACGATAGAAACCGCCACTGTTATCAATGGCTTTGTAGACCAGATCCGCTTTGGTGCGGTTGATCTTTTCAATGGCGGCCAGACCACCCATCTTCTTTGCCCATTGGAAGACTAGACCAACAATGTAGATAGCGAAGGAGGGCGGGGTGTTGTGCAGGGAGCCGCTTGCCGCGAGTGTTTTGTAATCGAGCATGACAGGCAGGTTGGCCGGTGTACGTTCGAGCATATCATCGCGGGCAATTACAACGGTCACACCGGATGGACCAGCATTCTTCTGGGCACCAGCGTAGATCAAGCCGTACTTGGAAACGTCAACTGGGCGGCTGATGAAATCTGATGATGAATCACAGACCAAAGGAACGCCAGCGGGAGGTGTTGGTTCGGCAAAGAATTCCACACCATGAATGGTTTCATTGGATGTGAAATGCAGGTAAGCGGCTTTGGGGTCAAGGTCAAGTTTTTCGGGCAGACCTTTGAAGCCTTCTTTTTCGGTGTTGGCAGCGGCGCGCGCAGTGCCGAGTTTTTGCGATTCTTTAAGAGCGGTCTTGCTCCAGGAGCCGGTCACGATGTAATCAGCAGATGCACCAGCGGCGCGCAGATTCATGGCAACCATGGCAAATTGCAAAGATGCGCCACCTTGCAGGAACATGATCTTGTAGTTGGCAGGGATGCCGAGCAGTTCACGCAGATCTGCTTCTGCGGTTTGGATGACCGCTTCAAATTCCTTGGACCTGTGACTGATCTCCATTACAGACATACCTGTACCTTTGAAATCGAGTAATTCAGATTGTGCCTGTTCAAGAACTTCAAGTGGCAAGCCGGATGGGCCGGGGTTAAAGTTGAAAACACGTTTCGTCATTGGAATAATACTCCTTTGGTTTTGGATAATAACTTTGCCAATCTTTATATGGTTATAAACTGGTCTAGTTCACTTTATTATATCTAGCGCTGAACGAATCCATAAGAACAATAGGCATATATATTACCTGATATATGTCGTTAACATGAACTTTTGGTTTGCGCAAAGTTACGAACACCCAAACATTTTTTGATTTGTATGACAGGTTGGGGAATAAAAAAACCATTCCGTTGAGGGAATGGCTTTTCTGTGGGCGAGATAGGGCTCGAACCTACGACCTCTGCTATGTCAAAGCAGTGCTCTAACCAACTGAGCTACCCGCCCGAAGGATTGACATTATAACGAGGGTATTCCAAATTGACAATGCCCAGCTTCAAGCGCAAGGCAAAGGATGCTCCTTGCGGTATAATCCCACCGCTATGACAAGACGTAAAGCACCCGAGGATCTGTCTGTTGAAGAGTTGCGTCGCTTGTTGATCGAGAAGCGACGTGGTGCGCGGCGCGAACGCCTTGAGCACTTTAAAAGAACAGGACGTGTCGCA
Proteins encoded in this window:
- a CDS encoding threonine--tRNA ligase, giving the protein MSQQVQEKYEESHLYKVRHSAAHVMAQAVLEMFPDGKVTIGPPVENGFYYDFDLPRNLTPEDLEAIEKRMRQIVQGKHEFKKKVVSADEAREIFKDQPYKLELIDGLEKGGLDEYGNPLKEKPEISIYQHDTFTDLCRGPHVESTKEIKQDAFKLMNVAGAYWRGDENNKMLQRVYGTAWESKDQLKEYLHQLEEAKKRDHRKLGKDLEIFIFDDEVGPGLPLWLPNGGIMIEELEKLAKEMEEAAGYSRVRTPNITKEDLFLRSGHLPYYAESMYPPMELEGVKYYIKPMNCPMHHKIFGSKGRSYRDLPVRLAEYGTCYRYEKSGELFGLMRVRSMQMNDAHIYCSEEQFEQEFMGVIELYKKYFELFGIEKYVMRLSLHSKAGLGKKYVDNPELWLKTEDMVRRAMDNGGVPYVEREDEAAFYGPKIDVQIWSAIGREFSLATNQVDFAVPERFDLKFTNKEGADEIPLCIHRAPLSTHERMVGFLIEHYGGNFPVWLSPEQVRVISITDSQNEYAEKIAKQLRENGIRAHADLASQRMNAKIRQAQLMKVPYMIVVGDNEMQAEQVSLRVRDGSQQNNIPLGEFIARAKDRIARRAPEL
- the serC gene encoding 3-phosphoserine/phosphohydroxythreonine transaminase — its product is MTKRVFNFNPGPSGLPLEVLEQAQSELLDFKGTGMSVMEISHRSKEFEAVIQTAEADLRELLGIPANYKIMFLQGGASLQFAMVAMNLRAAGASADYIVTGSWSKTALKESQKLGTARAAANTEKEGFKGLPEKLDLDPKAAYLHFTSNETIHGVEFFAEPTPPAGVPLVCDSSSDFISRPVDVSKYGLIYAGAQKNAGPSGVTVVIARDDMLERTPANLPVMLDYKTLAASGSLHNTPPSFAIYIVGLVFQWAKKMGGLAAIEKINRTKADLVYKAIDNSGGFYRGHAQPEARSLMNIPFRLPSEELEETFAKEAKKANLIGLKGHRSVGGMRASIYNAVTVEGAQALVDFMAEFQRKNG
- a CDS encoding GNAT family N-acetyltransferase translates to MKIHQAVSTDSLLLSTLSMEVQRLHAEHHPDIFKIPRTDDFAVQFFDTMLADPLVRIFIAEEDGKALGCVLCKLIEREENPFTVAMRYLLVDQISVQPEAHGKGVGKALIAQVEHLAKEWNVVRIQLDSWGFNLHAHEFFEKNGFVKFNHRFWKSL